In a single window of the Nycticebus coucang isolate mNycCou1 chromosome 13, mNycCou1.pri, whole genome shotgun sequence genome:
- the ZNF696 gene encoding zinc finger protein 696 — translation MDTHTATRTAVPAQASRASQAAKCTTSALGHAAGSTGSTPKQALERECYGEARPGPEQGPPRALGSLDLGRNKDAGETPGDASWTLVICEETGGQNGPENCVPKPDVTLNTGSMAEGRSHWKGRPYPCDTCDRSFKCYSDVVKHQSIHSGGKPFECSDCGKAFIHSSHVVRHQRVHSGEKPYVCTECGKAFSQSFNLIRHQRVHTGEKPYECGECGKSFSQRSDAVKHQRAHTGERLYACGECGKTFVHSSNVVRHQRIHHGENPYECKECGKAFGQSSNLIQHQRVHTGERPYTCGDCGRAFSRSSFLSEHCRIHTGERPYQCSHCGRTFRALSGFFRHQRIHTGEKPFRCTACGKDFRLSFHLIQHRRVHGPE, via the exons ATGGACACCCACACAG CTACAAGAACTGCTGTTCCAGCACAAGCCTCGAGGGCCAGCCAGGCTGCCAAGTGTACCACGTCAGCTCTTGGGCACGCGGCTGGGAGCACAGGGTCGACACCAAAGCAGGCTTTAGAAAGAGAGTGTTATGGGGAGGCTAGGCCAGGCCCAGAACaggggcctcccagagcactggggtCTCTTGACCTTGGCAGAAACAAGGATGCTGGGGAGACACCTGGAGACGCCTCTTGGACCCTGGTCATTTGTGAGGAAACTGGAGGGCAGAATGGCCCTGAGAATTGTGTACCCAAGCCAGACGTCACTCTGAACACAGGCTCCATGGCAGAGGGAAGAAGCCACTGGAAAGGGCGGCCCTATCCATGTGACACCTGCGACCGGAGTTTCAAGTGCTACTCAGATGTGGTCAAACACCAGAGCATCCACTCCGGGGGCAAGCCATTCGAGTGCAGTGACTGTGGGAAGGCTTTCATCCACAGCTCGCACGTGGTCAGGCACCAGAGGGTCCACAGCGGGGAGAAGCCCTATGTGTGTACGGAGTGCGGGAAGGCCTTCAGCCAGAGTTTCAACCTCATTCGACACCAGAGGGTTCACACGGGAGAAAAGCCCTACGAATGTGGGGAATGTGGCAAGTCCTTCAGCCAGAGGTCGGACGCAGTCAAGCACCAGAGAGCACACACTGGGGAGCGGCTGTATGCATGTGGCGAGTGTGGGAAGACTTTTGTTCACAGCTCCAATGTGGTCCGGCACCAGAGGATTCACCATGGGGAGAACCCCTATGAGTGCAAGGAGTGCGGGAAGGCCTTTGGCCAGAGCTCCAACCTCATCCAGCACCAGAGGGTGCACACCGGGGAGCGGCCCTACACCTGCGGCGACTGCGGCCGTGCCTTCAGCCGCAGCTCCTTCCTCAGTGAGCACTGCAGGATTCACACGGGGGAGCGTCCCTACCAGTGCAGCCACTGCGGCCGCACCTTCCGGGCCCTGTCGGGCTTTTTCCGGCATCAGAGGATCCACACGGGCGAGAAGCCCTTCCGCTGCACTGCGTGTGGCAAGGACTTCCGCCTCAGCTTCCACCTGATCCAGCACCGGCGGGTGCATGGCCCGGAGTGA
- the GLI4 gene encoding zinc finger protein GLI4 isoform X2 — protein sequence MAALGDIQESLPVLYPVSLSSPGTPGAQHHETRLHFHGHQHGSPSSSPEVLSQPSDLDLEDIEEVEIGRDAFWPDSESQPEQAAPLPLRVPEDGVGQDGGTLRGLLRSLPRGAKCPRLEQPAGQLPGTQHTGAWLSTLETRGAPGVEGGPELGDSFGQVAGHGTRQSSARETKLHRCEACGKSFKYNSLLLKHQRIHTGEKPYACHECGKRFRGWSGFIQHHRIHTGEKPYECGQCGRAFSHSSHFTQHLRTHNGEKPYECGECGQAFSQSSNLVRHQRLHTGEKPYACSQCGKAFIWSSVLIEHQRIHTGEKPYECADCGKAFRGRSHFFRHLRTHTGEKPFACGICGKAFGQSSQLIQHQRVHYRE from the exons ATGGCAGCCCTAGGGGACATTCAGGAGTCCCTTCCTGTACTGTACCCTGTCAGTCTCTCCTCACCGGGGACACCTGGAGCCCAGCACCACGAGACACGGCTTCACTTCCACGGGCATCAGCATG GCTCCCCCAGCTCCAGCCCTGAGGTGCTCTCCCAGCCATCTGACCTGGATCTCGAGGACATAGAGGAAGTTGAGATTGGCAGAGACGCCTTCTGGCCTG ATTCGGAGTCCCAGCCAGAGCAGGCTGCCCCTCTCCCCTTGCGTGTCCCTGAAGACGGGGTGGGCCAGGACGGGGGTACGCTGCGGGGCCTCCTGAGAAGCCTTCCGCGGGGAGCCAAGTGCCCCAGGTTGGAGCAGCCGGCGGGCCAACTGCCAGGGACTCAGCACACGGGCGCGTGGCTCTCGACACTCGAGACACGGGGAGCCCCCGGGGTCGAGGGTGGGCCCGAGCTGGGGGACAGCTTCGGCCAGGTCGCAGGCCACGGGACGCGGCAGAGCAGCGCGCGGGAGACCAAGCTGCACCGGTGCGAGGCCTGCGGCAAGAGCTTCAAGTACAACTCGTTGCTGTTGAAGCACCAACGCATCCACACGGGCGAGAAACCTTACGCTTGCCACGAGTGCGGCAAGCGCTTCCGCGGCTGGTCGGGCTTCATCCAGCACCACCGCATCCACACAGGCGAGAAGCCGTACGAGTGTGGCCAGTGTGGCCGCGCCTTCAGCCACAGCTCGCACTTCACGCAGCACCTGCGCACCCACAATGGCGAGAAGCCCTACGAGTGCGGCGAGTGCGGCCAAGCCTTCAGCCAGAGCTCCAACCTGGTGCGCCACCAGCGGCTACACACGGGGGAGAAGCCCTATGCCTGCAGCCAGTGTGGCAAGGCCTTCATCTGGAGCTCCGTGCTCATCGAGCACCAGCGCATCCACACAGGCGAGAAGCCCTACGAGTGCGCCGACTGCGGCAAGGCTTTCCGCGGCCGCTCACATTTCTTCCGGCACCTGCGGACCCACACGGGCGAGAAGCCCTTCGCCTGCGGCATCTGCGGCAAGGCCTTCGGCCAGAGCTCTCAACTCATCCAGCACCAGAGGGTGCACTACCGGGAGTAG
- the GLI4 gene encoding zinc finger protein GLI4 isoform X1, giving the protein MAAGRACQVCNLRTRTPALAPRTPSLKRETERRRLSPWPRCRFQGTFLTHSVMGVWPAAPATGNRAAAYHPRRSARPPVTPPQPEGTRRTRKGRVPRPAATEAGPPGAQSVPEVRAAGPGPGWTRFRPACGGLLPLQGPRCAHLWQVSGKMAALGDIQESLPVLYPVSLSSPGTPGAQHHETRLHFHGHQHGSPSSSPEVLSQPSDLDLEDIEEVEIGRDAFWPDSESQPEQAAPLPLRVPEDGVGQDGGTLRGLLRSLPRGAKCPRLEQPAGQLPGTQHTGAWLSTLETRGAPGVEGGPELGDSFGQVAGHGTRQSSARETKLHRCEACGKSFKYNSLLLKHQRIHTGEKPYACHECGKRFRGWSGFIQHHRIHTGEKPYECGQCGRAFSHSSHFTQHLRTHNGEKPYECGECGQAFSQSSNLVRHQRLHTGEKPYACSQCGKAFIWSSVLIEHQRIHTGEKPYECADCGKAFRGRSHFFRHLRTHTGEKPFACGICGKAFGQSSQLIQHQRVHYRE; this is encoded by the exons ATGGCCGCGGGGCGGGCGTGCCAGGTCTGCAACCTGCGGACGCGGACCCCCGCCCTGGCACCGAGAACCCCCAGCCTTAAGAGGGAGACGGAGAGGAGACGACTCAGCCCCTGGCCTAGGTGCCGCTTCCAGGGCACCTTCCTCACGCACTCCGTGATGGGCGTGTGGCCCGCAGCTCCGGCCACTGGGAACAGAGCGGCGGCGTACCACCCCAGGCGGTCAGCTCGGCCGCCCGTCACTCCTCCCCAGCCGGAGGGGACGCGAAGGACACGCAAAGGTCGCGTTCCACGCCCCGCGGCCACTGAGGCCGGGCCTCCTGGCGCCCAGAGCGTCCCGGAAGTGCGCGCagcggggccggggccgggctgGACGCGCTTCCGGCCGGCGTGCGGCGGCCTCCTCCCGCTCCAAG GTCCCAGGTGTGCACACCTTTGGCAGGTCTCAGGGAAGATGGCAGCCCTAGGGGACATTCAGGAGTCCCTTCCTGTACTGTACCCTGTCAGTCTCTCCTCACCGGGGACACCTGGAGCCCAGCACCACGAGACACGGCTTCACTTCCACGGGCATCAGCATG GCTCCCCCAGCTCCAGCCCTGAGGTGCTCTCCCAGCCATCTGACCTGGATCTCGAGGACATAGAGGAAGTTGAGATTGGCAGAGACGCCTTCTGGCCTG ATTCGGAGTCCCAGCCAGAGCAGGCTGCCCCTCTCCCCTTGCGTGTCCCTGAAGACGGGGTGGGCCAGGACGGGGGTACGCTGCGGGGCCTCCTGAGAAGCCTTCCGCGGGGAGCCAAGTGCCCCAGGTTGGAGCAGCCGGCGGGCCAACTGCCAGGGACTCAGCACACGGGCGCGTGGCTCTCGACACTCGAGACACGGGGAGCCCCCGGGGTCGAGGGTGGGCCCGAGCTGGGGGACAGCTTCGGCCAGGTCGCAGGCCACGGGACGCGGCAGAGCAGCGCGCGGGAGACCAAGCTGCACCGGTGCGAGGCCTGCGGCAAGAGCTTCAAGTACAACTCGTTGCTGTTGAAGCACCAACGCATCCACACGGGCGAGAAACCTTACGCTTGCCACGAGTGCGGCAAGCGCTTCCGCGGCTGGTCGGGCTTCATCCAGCACCACCGCATCCACACAGGCGAGAAGCCGTACGAGTGTGGCCAGTGTGGCCGCGCCTTCAGCCACAGCTCGCACTTCACGCAGCACCTGCGCACCCACAATGGCGAGAAGCCCTACGAGTGCGGCGAGTGCGGCCAAGCCTTCAGCCAGAGCTCCAACCTGGTGCGCCACCAGCGGCTACACACGGGGGAGAAGCCCTATGCCTGCAGCCAGTGTGGCAAGGCCTTCATCTGGAGCTCCGTGCTCATCGAGCACCAGCGCATCCACACAGGCGAGAAGCCCTACGAGTGCGCCGACTGCGGCAAGGCTTTCCGCGGCCGCTCACATTTCTTCCGGCACCTGCGGACCCACACGGGCGAGAAGCCCTTCGCCTGCGGCATCTGCGGCAAGGCCTTCGGCCAGAGCTCTCAACTCATCCAGCACCAGAGGGTGCACTACCGGGAGTAG